The genomic interval CTCACTTTGCTTCGGAGCTGTTCCCACTGTGACAGGGCCTGATGTACAGTATTcagtatacatattttataaataaaatgttttatggcTATGGGTGTGGTTGATTTCTTCAAGAAGGGCCTGAATTACCTTCCCTTAAGCgttttctcccccaccccaggcagaGCTTGGCAGAGTACCTCCAAAGTGGCTCCCTCCTGCTAGATCCTTCGTTTCCACCCTTACCTACCccaggcacccaacacagaaagACTCAGGTCCAGAAAAGGATACTTTTTTTATTCAAGTAACTGCAAAAGGAAACCAGACAGGGGGGCCCCAGGCTGGGACAAATAATGGCAACCTCCTCCCCGGCAGAATGGGGGAGGTGACCCCTACACCCTAGACGGTCAACATAGGCCCCCCCCCACTCTGCTGCAGCATCCTAGGGGCAGGGCCCCACCTTCCCTGGACTGGGGTAGTCGGTAACCCAGCCTGCTTTGCCCCAGGCCCCTTCCCCTAAGAGCAtcttggaggaggaggaatgggcAGAACAGGAGGCAATGAGGATGAACGTTTGGCGCTGGTTAGCAGCAGCAATGACTGATGTCTAAGAATGGAAACATTGAACAAAAACAACACAACTGTCCAGAGGTAGTTTGTGAACAGAGGAAAGATGGAACCAGAaccttggggggtggggaggagcagaAGGTTGGGAGTGGGCAAGGCTAGCTCCTTGTTGCTTGTGCCCCATGTGAGGAAAGGAGAAACAGGCCTAGAGGAAGCAGATAGGGTTGAGGAGTGGCGCCAGCCCACCTTGGGTGGCTACCACAAAGAACCTGGGCCTCCTGGCCTCACCTGGATAAAAGGATACTGCATTTCCATCATTGCAATAGATTTCCAGGCTGAGGGAAAGGTGGGCTGGAGCCCATTTAGAGCGGTAGGGGGCTCAAACACctcctgccttcctttctttGCTCCAGAGGGGTGCCAAACTAGTGTGGGTATTAGGcaaggtggggaaggaaggaaagtgggTGTGAGCCACACCTGGCGAGAGATGGGCTAGTTGGGAGCATACTGGGGCTAAACACCCCTCTCCATTGGCCGCACCTGCTGccagtggggttgggggaggcatATCAGGACAAGATGGGGCTTGGACCCCTTTTAAGGCCAGGGGGCCCTCCCAGGCCCCTTAATGGGAAGCCAGGGGGAAGAAGGGGGGGAGAAGAGACCCTCAAACCAAGAGCCCAGTCAGCAATGTCCCCACCACTAAGGGAATGGGGTGGCAATAGGTGCAGAGGGCGACTTGCCAGGAGGTCAGCTTTAACCTGGAGGGCAAGTGTGTGCACATGGAGGAGGCATCGCTGGAAATGGACCAAAGAGAAACTGCTCCCCACTGGGCCCGAGGGCCCTGCAGCAGCTGGTGTGCTGTGTAGTGTGGAGGTGAGGGCACAGGTGGGTGGTGGTGACGAGTGGGCctgagggaaggggtgggggcagtgggagCGGAGCTGTCCAGTCCCAGAAGGAAACTGCTCCTTGATGAGGGTGCAGGCGGCACAAGTGGTCACTGATCCTCCTCTGAGGACTCCTGCGAGAtgccctcttcttcctccttctcctgccAAGGAGTGGGGCCATCAGCAGGAGTGCCCACCGCCGACCCTTCCTCCTCTACCCCC from Manis pentadactyla isolate mManPen7 chromosome 16, mManPen7.hap1, whole genome shotgun sequence carries:
- the HMGA1 gene encoding high mobility group protein HMG-I/HMG-Y isoform X1; the encoded protein is MSESSSKSSQPLASKQEKDGTEKRGRGRPRKQPPVSPGTALVGSQKEPSEVPTLKRPRGRPKGSKNKGAAKTRKTTTTPERKPRGRPKKLVEGGRRGHLAGVLRGGSVTTCAACTLIKEQFPSGTGQLRSHCPHPFPQAHSSPPPTCALTSTLHSTPAAAGPSGPVGSSFSLVHFQRCLLHVHTLALQVKADLLASRPLHLLPPHSLSGGDIADWALGLRVSSPPLLPPGFPLRGLGGPPGLKRGPSPILS